A region of Plantactinospora sp. BC1 DNA encodes the following proteins:
- a CDS encoding class II fructose-bisphosphate aldolase, with translation MPLTATGQLVDGARAADTAIVAFNVITLEHAEAIVAGAEQAGRAVILQISENAVRFHHGRLAPIAAAVTALAELAAVPVAVHLDHVQSPELLHAVEGTGISSAMFDASTLDYADNVSATAQAVDWAHARGLWLEAELGEVGGKDGAHAPGVRTDPVEAAEFVAATGVDALAVAVGSSHAMTDRTAALDFALIGRLRETLPVPLVLHGSSGVPDDDLVRAVRAGIVKINVGTILNVAFTGAVRAELAAAPVVDPRRYLAPARDAVARTVAHLVTTIS, from the coding sequence ATGCCCCTCACCGCCACCGGCCAACTGGTCGACGGCGCGCGTGCCGCCGACACCGCGATCGTCGCCTTCAACGTGATCACCCTGGAGCACGCCGAGGCGATCGTCGCCGGGGCCGAGCAGGCCGGCCGGGCGGTGATCCTCCAGATCAGCGAGAACGCGGTCCGCTTCCACCACGGCCGGCTGGCCCCGATCGCCGCCGCGGTCACCGCGCTGGCCGAACTCGCCGCCGTGCCGGTCGCGGTCCACCTCGACCACGTGCAGAGCCCGGAGCTGCTGCACGCCGTCGAGGGCACCGGGATCAGCTCCGCGATGTTCGACGCGTCGACGCTCGACTACGCCGACAACGTCAGCGCCACCGCGCAGGCGGTCGACTGGGCGCACGCCCGCGGACTGTGGCTGGAGGCGGAGCTGGGGGAGGTCGGCGGCAAGGACGGGGCACACGCCCCGGGGGTACGCACCGATCCGGTCGAGGCGGCCGAGTTCGTCGCCGCGACCGGGGTCGACGCGCTGGCGGTGGCGGTGGGCAGCTCGCACGCGATGACCGACCGGACCGCCGCGCTCGACTTCGCGCTCATCGGCCGGCTCCGGGAGACGCTGCCGGTGCCGCTGGTGCTGCACGGCTCCTCGGGCGTCCCCGACGACGACCTGGTCCGGGCCGTGCGGGCCGGGATCGTGAAGATCAACGTCGGCACCATTCTGAACGTCGCCTTCACCGGGGCCGTCCGGGCCGAGCTGGCCGCCGCGCCGGTCGTCGATCCACGGAGGTACCTGGCGCCGGCGCGGGACGCGGTCGCCCGGACCGTCGCCCACCTGGTCACCACGATCTCCTAG
- a CDS encoding ABC transporter substrate-binding protein produces the protein MANSRLRRTGVAAVALLVATALVGGCGSGSDEGDSAEALNAPGAEVLDNADGKTTVEFWHAMKGANAAAVDKLVADFNAQSGGKVEVKPVFQGSYDETIAKYKASVQQKNTPALVQVYDIGSRFMVDSKQVVPMYKFIEKDGFDTADIEPNIASYYSVEGKLWSMPFNSSTPLLYLNKEAFERARLDPTKPPKTLAEIGELARQLTVKDSSGKTIQYGFGAAIYGWLLEQLLATDGKEYCDNGNGRDKLATKVQFDQATGVQVAQWWADLVRNGYATNTGRKTDDAQAAFKAGTVAMHLESTSVLRGYVDAAKGRFTVLTAPYPKVSDASAGGPIIGGASLWINGVGHSDAEKRGAWEFVKFASGAAQQAQWHTGTGYVPINPKALEEQIDKDWVAQYPQFRTAVDQLHALPPSVASAGCLLGVMPQARKASEDGLEAAIVGAKPAEQALKDAAASVQPEIESYNKSVG, from the coding sequence ATGGCAAATTCGCGGCTACGCCGGACGGGTGTGGCGGCCGTCGCCCTGCTCGTCGCCACCGCGCTGGTCGGCGGGTGCGGCTCGGGCTCCGACGAGGGCGACTCGGCCGAGGCTCTGAACGCACCGGGCGCCGAGGTGCTCGACAATGCCGACGGCAAGACGACCGTCGAGTTCTGGCACGCCATGAAGGGCGCGAACGCCGCCGCGGTCGACAAGCTGGTCGCCGACTTCAACGCACAGAGCGGCGGCAAGGTCGAGGTCAAACCGGTCTTCCAGGGCAGCTACGACGAGACGATCGCCAAATACAAGGCGTCGGTGCAGCAGAAGAACACCCCGGCCCTGGTCCAGGTCTACGACATCGGCAGCCGGTTCATGGTGGACTCCAAGCAGGTCGTCCCGATGTACAAGTTCATCGAGAAGGACGGCTTCGACACCGCCGACATCGAGCCGAACATCGCCAGCTACTACTCGGTCGAGGGCAAGCTCTGGTCGATGCCATTCAACTCCTCGACCCCGCTGCTCTATCTGAACAAGGAGGCGTTCGAGCGGGCCCGGCTCGACCCGACCAAGCCGCCGAAGACCCTCGCCGAGATCGGCGAGCTGGCCAGGCAGCTCACCGTCAAGGACAGCAGCGGCAAGACCATCCAGTACGGCTTCGGCGCGGCGATCTACGGCTGGCTGCTCGAACAACTCCTCGCCACCGACGGCAAGGAGTACTGCGACAACGGCAACGGGCGGGACAAGCTCGCGACGAAGGTGCAGTTCGACCAGGCCACCGGCGTGCAGGTGGCGCAGTGGTGGGCCGACCTGGTCCGCAACGGGTACGCGACGAACACCGGCCGGAAGACCGACGACGCCCAGGCCGCCTTCAAGGCCGGTACGGTCGCGATGCACCTCGAATCGACCAGCGTGCTGCGCGGGTACGTCGACGCCGCCAAGGGCCGGTTCACCGTCCTCACCGCGCCGTACCCGAAGGTTTCCGACGCCTCCGCCGGTGGACCGATCATCGGTGGCGCCTCGCTCTGGATCAACGGTGTCGGGCACAGCGACGCCGAGAAGCGCGGAGCCTGGGAGTTCGTGAAGTTCGCCTCCGGGGCGGCCCAGCAGGCCCAGTGGCACACCGGGACCGGCTACGTGCCGATCAACCCGAAGGCCCTGGAGGAGCAGATCGACAAGGACTGGGTGGCCCAGTACCCGCAGTTCCGGACCGCGGTCGACCAGTTGCACGCGCTCCCGCCGTCGGTCGCCTCCGCCGGCTGCCTGCTCGGGGTGATGCCGCAGGCGCGCAAGGCCTCCGAGGACGGCCTGGAGGCCGCGATCGTCGGCGCGAAGCCGGCCGAACAGGCGTTGAAGGACGCCGCGGCGAGCGTCCAGCCGGAGATCGAGAGTTACAACAAGTCGGTCGGCTGA
- a CDS encoding L-fuculokinase: MAAPLLVGLDVGTTASKAVVFTEAGEPLSQASVPTPWTTTRTGAELDATALFGAAVEALAGALAAAPPGPVAGLGVASMGESGVLLDRSGEPVGPVVAWHDTRDGTELTDLHARIGSETFARTTGLPLRHQWALTKHRWLRTHHPETRNAVRRLNIAEWVVRRLGGAEATEQSLASRTGWLRLDRRDWWPEALEWSGAHASLMPEVVTAGTALGTVEAGTGPDRLTGATLTVCGHDHQVAAIGAGAVRPGDELDSCGTAEALVRSVPPGLPPETVAGLVTAGVTVGWHALAGRWCLLGATTGGLVLQRVLAGLGLDRADLTRLDTLAARVEPGRVEVRITDEGRSVVVPAGQPVEPAQIWRAALETVTDEIGAIHDAMTGYSGDHREIVAVGGWSRSETLMAVKARRLGPVRRSPVVEAGARGAALLAGLAAGVYGGVHEFPDAVGSTAGADSGDTAVAGRW; encoded by the coding sequence GTGGCAGCTCCCCTGCTCGTCGGCCTCGACGTCGGCACCACGGCCAGCAAGGCCGTGGTCTTCACCGAGGCGGGCGAGCCGCTGTCCCAGGCCTCGGTGCCCACGCCCTGGACAACCACCCGCACCGGCGCCGAACTCGACGCGACCGCCCTGTTCGGCGCCGCCGTCGAGGCCCTGGCCGGGGCGCTGGCCGCCGCCCCGCCCGGCCCGGTCGCCGGCCTCGGCGTCGCCAGCATGGGCGAATCCGGGGTACTGCTGGATCGCTCCGGCGAGCCGGTCGGCCCCGTCGTCGCCTGGCACGACACCCGGGACGGGACGGAGCTGACCGACCTGCACGCCCGGATCGGGTCGGAGACGTTCGCCCGCACCACCGGGCTGCCGCTGCGGCACCAGTGGGCGCTCACCAAGCACCGCTGGCTGCGCACCCACCACCCGGAGACCCGGAACGCCGTACGCCGGCTCAACATCGCCGAGTGGGTGGTACGCAGGCTCGGCGGGGCGGAGGCCACCGAACAGTCCCTCGCCTCCCGGACCGGCTGGCTGCGGCTCGACCGCCGGGACTGGTGGCCCGAGGCGCTGGAGTGGTCCGGGGCGCACGCCTCGCTGATGCCCGAGGTGGTGACCGCCGGAACGGCGCTCGGCACCGTCGAGGCGGGCACCGGACCCGACCGGCTCACCGGAGCCACCCTCACCGTCTGCGGCCACGACCACCAGGTGGCCGCGATCGGCGCCGGAGCGGTGCGCCCCGGCGACGAACTGGACTCCTGCGGTACGGCGGAGGCACTGGTCCGGTCGGTCCCGCCGGGCCTGCCCCCGGAGACCGTCGCCGGGCTGGTCACCGCCGGGGTCACCGTCGGATGGCACGCCCTGGCCGGTCGCTGGTGCCTGCTCGGCGCCACCACCGGAGGACTCGTGCTGCAACGGGTACTCGCCGGGCTCGGCCTGGACCGGGCCGACCTGACCCGGCTCGACACCCTCGCCGCGCGGGTCGAGCCGGGCCGGGTCGAGGTGCGGATCACCGACGAGGGGCGGTCGGTGGTCGTACCGGCGGGGCAGCCCGTCGAGCCGGCGCAGATCTGGCGGGCGGCGCTGGAGACGGTCACCGACGAGATCGGCGCCATCCACGACGCGATGACCGGGTACAGCGGCGACCACCGCGAGATCGTCGCCGTCGGCGGCTGGTCGCGCAGCGAGACGCTGATGGCGGTGAAGGCCCGCCGGCTCGGCCCGGTACGCCGGTCCCCGGTCGTCGAGGCCGGGGCGCGCGGCGCCGCTCTGCTCGCCGGGCTCGCGGCCGGGGTCTACGGCGGCGTGCACGAGTTTCCGGACGCCGTTGGCAGCACGGCGGGAGCCGACTCCGGTGACACCGCCGTGGCGGGCCGGTGGTGA
- the pfkB gene encoding 1-phosphofructokinase, translating to MILTLTPNPSVDRTVFVDALPRGAVIRSRRGWSEPSGKGVNVALALQRHGRSATAVLPVGGSVGAQLSRMLRLAGLPVREVPVRGEIRSNISLVEPDGTVTKVNEPGPALDAGETTALVRAVLDNLTGVTWLACCGSLPDGVPPNLYAGLAEAARSRGVRVAVDTSGEPLRASLAGRPDLVKPNSAELADLVGRPLRTFGDVVDAALQVRRLGADTVLASLGADGALLVDATGVRHAEARVSRVVSAVGAGDAALAGFLHGDGAGTAALRTAVAWGAAAVQHEGTLFSAADPDQTVLVSTDVDPSRPLRDPDVVPHRAEPVTRPT from the coding sequence GTGATCCTCACCCTGACCCCCAACCCGAGTGTCGACCGCACCGTCTTCGTCGACGCGCTACCCCGGGGGGCGGTGATCCGCAGCCGTCGTGGTTGGAGCGAACCCAGCGGCAAGGGCGTGAACGTGGCGCTGGCCCTGCAACGTCACGGCCGGTCGGCCACCGCCGTCCTGCCGGTGGGCGGTTCGGTCGGCGCCCAGCTCTCCCGGATGCTCCGGCTGGCCGGGCTGCCCGTCCGGGAGGTACCGGTGCGGGGCGAGATCCGCAGCAACATCAGTCTGGTCGAGCCGGACGGCACCGTCACCAAGGTGAACGAGCCCGGTCCGGCACTCGACGCCGGGGAGACCACCGCGCTGGTACGTGCCGTGCTGGACAACCTCACCGGCGTCACCTGGCTGGCCTGCTGCGGCAGCCTGCCCGACGGCGTACCGCCGAACCTGTACGCCGGGCTGGCCGAGGCGGCCCGGTCCCGAGGTGTCCGGGTCGCGGTCGACACCTCCGGCGAACCGCTGCGGGCCAGCCTCGCCGGCCGACCCGACCTGGTCAAGCCGAACTCCGCCGAACTCGCCGACCTGGTCGGCCGACCGCTGCGGACCTTCGGCGACGTGGTCGACGCGGCGCTCCAGGTGCGCCGGCTCGGCGCCGACACGGTGCTGGCCAGCCTCGGCGCGGACGGCGCGCTGCTGGTCGACGCCACCGGGGTACGGCACGCCGAGGCGCGGGTGAGCCGGGTGGTCAGCGCCGTCGGCGCCGGTGACGCCGCCCTGGCCGGTTTCCTGCACGGCGACGGGGCCGGGACGGCCGCACTGCGTACCGCGGTTGCCTGGGGCGCGGCGGCCGTCCAGCACGAGGGAACGCTCTTCTCCGCCGCCGACCCGGATCAGACGGTACTGGTCAGCACCGACGTCGACCCGAGCCGGCCGCTACGGGACCCCGACGTCGTCCCGCACCGGGCCGAACCCGTCACCCGGCCGACCTGA
- a CDS encoding conjugal transfer protein TraR, with protein sequence MTRTVYDPSKATRTAYDPIEARTGYDPIEALRETLEAQFQRHTDKLADLTVRSGPPGRRRDDPGLAAQIAATRQAIADTAHALQRMAEGSYGTCGRCRARISIEWLRNQPHAQFCEPCERNG encoded by the coding sequence ATGACCCGCACCGTGTACGACCCGAGCAAGGCCACCCGCACCGCGTACGACCCGATCGAGGCCCGCACCGGGTACGACCCGATCGAGGCGCTGCGCGAGACCCTGGAGGCGCAGTTCCAGCGGCACACCGACAAGCTCGCCGACCTCACCGTGCGGAGTGGTCCGCCCGGTCGTCGCCGCGACGACCCCGGCCTCGCCGCACAGATCGCCGCCACCCGGCAGGCGATAGCGGATACCGCGCACGCGCTGCAACGGATGGCCGAGGGCAGCTACGGCACCTGTGGCCGTTGCCGGGCGAGGATCAGCATCGAATGGTTGCGAAACCAGCCGCACGCGCAGTTCTGCGAACCATGCGAGCGCAACGGATAG
- a CDS encoding carbohydrate ABC transporter permease, translated as MVFALFIFWPLARTFYLSAHGNDIFGAPSAYVGLDHYTEMLSGEFGEVLATTALFTLISVLPAVIGALVVVLLLEARLRGVRVLRTAFALPFAFSVATASVVFAVIYNPAIGIANGLLGAVGIDRVNWLTDPSIALPAVGLATVWMNLGYNVLVLSAGVAAIPPEVVEAARLDGATGWRLATGITIPLLSPQLFFLVVVSTIHALQSFGQIHILTKGGPDDATTTLVYSIYERAFAFGASDFGGASAQAVVLLVIMLICTAIQFGILERRVHYR; from the coding sequence GTGGTCTTCGCGCTGTTCATCTTCTGGCCCCTCGCCCGCACCTTCTACCTCTCCGCGCACGGCAACGACATCTTCGGTGCGCCGAGTGCCTATGTCGGTCTCGACCACTACACCGAGATGCTGTCGGGCGAGTTCGGCGAGGTACTGGCCACGACGGCGCTGTTCACGCTGATCAGCGTGCTGCCCGCGGTGATCGGCGCGCTTGTCGTGGTACTGCTGCTGGAGGCGCGGCTGCGCGGCGTACGGGTGCTGCGGACCGCCTTCGCCCTCCCGTTCGCGTTCTCCGTGGCGACCGCGTCGGTGGTCTTCGCCGTCATCTACAACCCGGCGATCGGGATCGCGAACGGCCTGCTCGGAGCGGTCGGGATCGACCGGGTCAACTGGCTCACCGACCCGTCGATCGCGCTGCCCGCCGTCGGTCTGGCCACGGTCTGGATGAACCTCGGCTACAACGTGCTGGTGCTCTCCGCCGGGGTCGCGGCGATCCCGCCCGAGGTGGTGGAGGCGGCTCGGCTCGACGGCGCCACCGGCTGGCGGCTGGCCACCGGCATCACCATCCCGCTGCTCTCCCCGCAACTCTTCTTCCTGGTCGTGGTCTCCACGATCCACGCGTTGCAGAGCTTCGGTCAGATCCACATCCTCACCAAGGGCGGCCCGGACGACGCGACCACCACCCTGGTGTACTCGATCTACGAACGGGCGTTCGCCTTCGGAGCGTCCGACTTCGGCGGGGCGAGCGCCCAGGCGGTGGTACTGCTGGTGATCATGCTGATCTGCACGGCGATCCAGTTCGGCATCCTGGAGCGGCGGGTGCACTACCGATGA
- a CDS encoding class I SAM-dependent methyltransferase — MFSPQGPSLRELWVQAMSSVERGYDLLAPKFDHTPFRTPERILDASAHALAELGPFDDGLDVCCGTGAGMLVLRSVCRAGITGVDFSAGMLAQARIAHPDASWVRADARALPFAEGFDLAVNFGALGHFLPAERPALFEGVYRALRPGGLFTFAISTPSPPTSVWHWATLGFDLAMRVRNAVWRPPFVMYYRSTPLRALHDDLTAAGFVTTAVPLAVLGRHRNGKPRYQLFLARKPADPR, encoded by the coding sequence GTGTTCTCGCCCCAAGGCCCGTCTCTGCGCGAACTCTGGGTCCAGGCGATGTCCTCGGTCGAGCGCGGCTACGACCTGCTGGCCCCGAAGTTCGACCACACCCCGTTCCGCACCCCGGAACGGATCCTCGACGCGAGCGCCCACGCGCTGGCCGAGCTCGGGCCGTTCGACGACGGGTTGGACGTCTGCTGCGGTACCGGCGCGGGTATGCTGGTGCTCAGGTCCGTCTGCCGAGCTGGGATCACCGGCGTCGACTTCAGCGCCGGCATGCTCGCGCAGGCCCGGATCGCGCATCCGGACGCCTCCTGGGTACGCGCCGACGCCCGGGCGCTGCCCTTCGCCGAGGGCTTCGACCTGGCGGTCAACTTCGGGGCGCTCGGGCACTTCCTGCCCGCCGAACGACCTGCCCTCTTCGAGGGGGTGTACCGGGCACTGCGTCCGGGCGGGCTCTTCACCTTCGCGATCAGCACACCGTCGCCGCCGACCTCGGTCTGGCACTGGGCGACGCTCGGATTCGACCTGGCGATGCGGGTCCGCAACGCCGTGTGGCGCCCCCCGTTCGTCATGTACTACCGCAGCACGCCGCTCCGCGCACTCCACGACGACCTGACCGCGGCTGGCTTCGTCACGACGGCCGTGCCCCTGGCCGTCCTGGGCCGGCACCGCAACGGCAAGCCCCGGTACCAGCTCTTCCTCGCGCGAAAGCCCGCGGACCCGCGCTGA
- a CDS encoding TraR/DksA C4-type zinc finger protein, whose protein sequence is MTTVGNSRLENFQQVLQAQLDQQTAELTKLRAHRTNPEQIGLDPQTVTALINSTQRAVADSTEALKRMTDGSYGTCEQCQREIPTERLEILPHARFCMPCQQARNS, encoded by the coding sequence ATGACCACCGTTGGCAACAGCCGTCTAGAGAACTTCCAGCAGGTCCTGCAAGCCCAGCTCGACCAGCAGACCGCGGAACTGACCAAGCTCAGGGCGCACCGTACGAACCCCGAGCAGATCGGCCTGGACCCGCAGACCGTCACCGCTCTGATCAACTCCACTCAGCGGGCCGTGGCCGACAGCACTGAAGCGTTGAAGCGGATGACCGACGGCAGCTACGGAACGTGCGAGCAGTGCCAGCGGGAGATCCCCACCGAGCGGCTGGAGATCCTGCCGCACGCCCGCTTCTGCATGCCGTGCCAGCAGGCCCGCAACAGCTGA
- a CDS encoding endonuclease/exonuclease/phosphatase family protein: MVDSMVRAMTWNIWWRFGPRWRDRQPGIRATLERFRPDVVALQEVWAGAGTTQAHELADALRMHAVFAAPSYPPAPRDPDAADQDDIDLGIAVLSRWPILDHEAPVMPARHRSWDPVALSVRVDHPAGPLPVVAACLDYGVPYTDDRIAQGAFVADLATDPRFDGPCPVLLMGDLNAAVDSPVLRPVRDVLTDAWSAGNGAADAVTLPSTHPSAPLEAGPQMIDQRIDHIFFRPGREDQQVLVEGVRLAGEPVEGVHPSDHRAVVADLRWRG, translated from the coding sequence ATGGTCGACAGCATGGTCCGGGCGATGACGTGGAACATCTGGTGGCGGTTCGGACCGCGCTGGCGTGACCGACAGCCGGGCATCCGCGCGACGCTGGAACGGTTTCGCCCCGACGTCGTGGCGCTCCAGGAGGTCTGGGCCGGTGCTGGCACCACCCAGGCACACGAGCTGGCGGACGCGCTGCGGATGCACGCCGTCTTCGCCGCACCCTCCTACCCACCCGCGCCGAGGGACCCGGACGCGGCCGACCAGGACGACATCGATCTCGGGATCGCGGTACTGAGCCGGTGGCCGATCCTCGATCACGAGGCGCCGGTGATGCCGGCCCGGCACCGCAGCTGGGATCCGGTCGCGCTCAGCGTCCGGGTCGACCACCCTGCCGGCCCGCTGCCCGTCGTGGCGGCCTGCCTCGACTACGGCGTCCCGTACACCGACGACCGCATCGCGCAGGGGGCCTTCGTGGCAGATCTCGCCACCGACCCCCGCTTCGACGGCCCCTGCCCGGTGCTGCTGATGGGCGATCTCAACGCGGCCGTCGACTCCCCGGTGCTGCGGCCGGTACGGGACGTGCTGACCGACGCCTGGAGCGCCGGCAACGGAGCCGCCGACGCGGTCACCCTGCCGTCGACCCATCCGTCCGCGCCGTTGGAGGCCGGACCCCAGATGATCGACCAGCGCATCGACCACATCTTCTTCCGCCCCGGCCGCGAGGACCAGCAGGTGCTGGTCGAGGGGGTGCGGCTGGCCGGCGAGCCGGTCGAGGGCGTCCATCCCTCCGACCACCGGGCGGTGGTCGCAGACCTGCGCTGGCGCGGCTGA
- a CDS encoding carbohydrate ABC transporter permease, with protein sequence MRKPNPGRIVVYVVLGLALIPVLFPVYYAFAGAVMGPGDLASYPPALVPSALHWANFGDVFRSVPLGRFYLNSAVQAGVITLAQVVTSILAAYAFAFLRMPAKAVTFGLFLATLMVPWEAIIIPNYLAISDWGLTRGGLTYLGLVLPFLASAFGTFLLRQAFLQFPAELRDAAVIDGCGHWRLLWRVVVPLSKPSIAAVGVYVFLSAWNQYFWPLILIRDAEFQTLQIGISQLNDAEAAQPGLVLAGVALSLLPTLAVVVFGQRYIVRGLTAGALR encoded by the coding sequence ATGAGAAAACCGAACCCCGGCCGGATCGTCGTCTACGTCGTCCTCGGGCTGGCGCTGATCCCGGTGCTCTTCCCGGTCTACTACGCGTTCGCCGGTGCCGTGATGGGCCCCGGTGACCTGGCCAGTTATCCGCCGGCGCTGGTGCCGAGCGCCCTGCACTGGGCGAACTTCGGCGACGTCTTCCGCTCGGTGCCACTGGGCCGGTTCTACCTCAACTCCGCCGTACAGGCCGGCGTGATCACCCTCGCCCAGGTGGTGACCAGCATCCTGGCCGCGTACGCCTTCGCGTTCCTGCGAATGCCGGCGAAGGCCGTGACCTTCGGTCTCTTCCTGGCCACCCTGATGGTGCCGTGGGAAGCGATCATCATCCCGAACTACCTGGCGATCTCGGACTGGGGGCTGACCCGGGGCGGCTTGACCTACCTCGGGCTGGTCCTGCCCTTCCTCGCCTCGGCGTTCGGCACCTTCCTGCTGCGCCAGGCGTTCCTCCAGTTCCCGGCCGAGCTGCGGGACGCGGCGGTGATCGACGGCTGCGGCCACTGGCGGCTGCTGTGGCGGGTGGTCGTACCGCTCTCCAAGCCCTCGATCGCCGCGGTCGGGGTCTACGTCTTCCTCTCCGCCTGGAACCAGTACTTCTGGCCCCTGATCCTGATCCGGGACGCCGAGTTCCAGACCCTCCAGATCGGCATCTCGCAGCTCAACGACGCCGAGGCGGCCCAGCCCGGCCTGGTCCTGGCCGGCGTCGCGCTCTCCCTGCTCCCCACGTTGGCCGTGGTCGTCTTCGGCCAGCGGTACATCGTGCGCGGACTCACCGCCGGCGCACTGCGGTAA
- a CDS encoding CBS domain-containing protein, whose translation MTTPLPVPDRSDRRSTMQWRVRDVMTTDVITVRDDAPVAQIASVLTERQISAVPVVDRFDTVTGVVSWTDLRDTVRTDEAGNDTRGRWWPLRSPRLRWPETDAVDVMSAPPVTVPPDASLAAAGRLMRRREVGRLLVVDDRNRLLGIVTRSDLLKVHDRLDAVIRAEVTQRVLQRGLMIPADDVRAEVDDGRVTLTGRTRRRTTAMAAVAMTAMVPGVTDVVDLITYDADDVPPAAKPPTSDGSPAGWQQGGPIPINRSHRLRRPGYDHNVAAYGDSGGSKTRR comes from the coding sequence ATGACGACACCGCTTCCGGTGCCTGATCGATCGGACAGGAGGAGCACCATGCAGTGGCGGGTACGCGATGTGATGACCACCGATGTGATCACGGTGCGCGACGACGCGCCGGTAGCGCAGATCGCGTCCGTGCTGACCGAACGGCAGATCAGCGCCGTCCCGGTCGTCGATCGATTCGACACCGTCACCGGCGTGGTGTCCTGGACCGACCTGCGCGACACCGTGCGGACCGACGAGGCCGGAAACGACACCAGGGGCCGCTGGTGGCCCCTGCGGTCCCCCCGGCTGCGCTGGCCCGAGACGGACGCGGTGGACGTGATGAGCGCCCCACCGGTGACCGTCCCGCCCGACGCGTCCCTGGCGGCGGCGGGCCGGCTGATGCGTCGCCGGGAGGTCGGCCGGCTGCTGGTCGTCGACGACCGGAACCGGTTGCTGGGCATCGTCACCCGCAGCGACCTGTTGAAGGTGCACGACCGACTGGACGCGGTCATCCGTGCCGAGGTGACCCAGCGGGTGCTCCAGCGCGGCCTGATGATCCCCGCCGATGACGTCCGCGCCGAGGTGGACGACGGCCGGGTCACCCTCACCGGCCGTACCCGGCGCAGGACGACCGCGATGGCGGCGGTCGCGATGACCGCGATGGTTCCCGGCGTCACCGACGTCGTCGACCTGATCACCTACGACGCCGACGACGTCCCACCGGCGGCGAAGCCGCCGACCTCCGACGGGTCACCCGCCGGATGGCAGCAGGGCGGCCCGATACCGATCAACCGGTCGCACCGGTTGCGGCGTCCCGGGTACGACCACAACGTAGCCGCGTACGGCGACAGCGGCGGATCGAAGACACGGAGATGA
- a CDS encoding DUF3072 domain-containing protein has translation MSTVTDHNPEKDPEQWVTGDEPPTGPQESYLATLAREAGRDVPDNLTKAEASQLIDELQEQTGRGGRS, from the coding sequence ATGAGCACCGTGACCGATCACAACCCGGAGAAGGACCCCGAGCAGTGGGTGACCGGCGACGAGCCGCCGACCGGACCGCAGGAGTCGTACCTGGCCACCCTGGCCCGCGAGGCTGGCCGGGATGTGCCGGACAACCTGACCAAGGCGGAGGCCTCGCAGCTCATCGACGAGTTGCAGGAGCAGACCGGCCGCGGCGGCCGCTCCTGA
- a CDS encoding rod shape-determining protein produces the protein MSIVDQRGALESASDAAAFRTEPSTTLASTEPSTSSATHTEPAAVGIDLGSGYTRIWASGRPLVQLPSLNDSLSNPRPLMRRGRIVDSTGLRALLARILSRYQRPLPAGAVVVACRPVLSKAADDEAMRELLSTVFDPSRLLVTPTIRAAAIGAGAAPGPLLIADIGAQLIEVALLADGGLIAARQANIGIRDLTGPTADDIIVHTVTDLVQDLRRDTHARDVDRAAVHRGLVLVGGGAIAPELVARTTAALRLPVRSARRPRIAAVHGAGLSALAAIRRGPHRR, from the coding sequence ATGAGCATCGTCGATCAACGCGGCGCCCTGGAATCGGCGTCCGACGCGGCCGCCTTCCGCACCGAGCCTTCGACCACCCTGGCGAGCACCGAGCCTTCGACCTCCAGCGCCACCCACACCGAGCCGGCCGCGGTCGGGATCGACCTGGGCAGCGGCTACACCCGGATCTGGGCCTCGGGACGTCCACTGGTCCAGTTGCCCAGCCTCAACGACAGCCTGAGCAACCCCAGACCCTTGATGCGGCGCGGTCGCATCGTCGACTCGACCGGCCTGCGGGCGCTGCTCGCGCGGATCCTCTCCCGCTACCAGCGACCGCTGCCCGCCGGCGCGGTCGTGGTCGCCTGCCGACCGGTCCTGAGCAAGGCGGCCGACGACGAGGCGATGCGGGAGCTGCTCAGTACGGTCTTCGACCCGTCCCGGCTGCTGGTCACGCCCACCATCCGGGCCGCCGCGATCGGGGCAGGCGCGGCACCGGGTCCACTGCTCATAGCGGACATCGGCGCGCAGCTCATCGAGGTCGCACTCCTGGCCGACGGTGGCCTGATAGCGGCGCGCCAGGCCAACATCGGGATCCGGGACCTCACCGGCCCCACCGCCGACGACATCATCGTGCACACCGTCACCGACCTGGTCCAGGACCTACGTCGCGACACACACGCGCGCGACGTCGACAGGGCCGCCGTACACCGTGGCCTGGTCCTTGTCGGCGGCGGCGCGATCGCGCCGGAACTGGTGGCCCGCACCACCGCCGCCCTGCGGCTACCGGTCCGGTCGGCCAGGCGGCCTCGCATCGCCGCCGTGCACGGCGCCGGTCTGTCCGCCCTCGCGGCGATACGCCGAGGGCCGCACCGACGCTGA